In Papilio machaon chromosome W, ilPapMach1.1, whole genome shotgun sequence, a single genomic region encodes these proteins:
- the LOC123722919 gene encoding uncharacterized protein LOC123722919, which translates to MGDLPSDRTQLEFPFLNTGMDYAGPILIANRKGRGAKLMKSYICIFVCLAVKALHIELVTDLTTEAFLAAFFRFTSRRGLPATVTSDNMTTFVGAANEIDIFFKTYSKDIQSELGNRGIEFQTIPPYSPHFGGLWEAAVKSIKYHLKRVLSLTHLTFEEMSTCLVQIEAVLNSRPLTPLSTDPSDLSCLTPAHFLIGRSLLTVPRPPIGDIKISCLDRYQRVQKIKEHFWARFSLDYVHLLQQRIKWRSPSADLPLDTLVLVREKNQPPLLWCLGRVVGVHPGRDGVTRVADIKTKRGIIRRAFNNICPLPSVCSQA; encoded by the coding sequence ATGGGCGACTTACCCAGTGATAGAACTCAGTTAGAGTTTCCGTTTTTAAACACAGGCATGGATTACGCTGGTCCGATCTTAATAGCAAATCGTAAAGGTAGGGGTGCTAAGCTAATGAAGTCGTACATTTGCATATTCGTCTGCCTCGCAGTCAAAGCCTTGCACATCGAACTCGTCACGGACCTGACAACAGAGGCGTTCTTGGCAGCCTTTTTTCGCTTTACTTCCCGTCGAGGTCTTCCGGCAACTGTGACGTCAGACAACATGACCACCTTCGTCGGAGCTGCCAATGAGATcgacattttctttaaaacctATTCTAAAGACATTCAGTCTGAATTAGGTAATCGGGGCATCGAGTTTCAAACAATTCCTCCCTATTCTCCTCATTTTGGGGGACTATGGGAGGCAGCGGTTAAATCTATCAAGTACCATCTAAAACGAGTCTTAAGTTTAACACACTTAACCTTCGAGGAAATGTCGACTTGTCTTGTCCAAATAGAGGCCGTCCTAAATTCTCGTCCACTAACCCCCTTGTCTACAGATCCCTCTGATCTCTCCTGCCTCACACCTGCCCATTTCCTCATTGGACGCTCACTCTTAACCGTACCGCGTCCTCCAATTGgcgatataaaaataagctgCCTCGATCGCTACCAAAGAGTGCAGAAGATAAAGGAACATTTTTGGGCGCGATTTTCACTTGATTACGTTCATCTCCTGCAACAACGCATCAAGTGGCGTTCACCTTCGGCTGACTTACCTCTTGATACTCTTGTCTTAGTTCGCGAGAAGAACCAGCCGCCTCTGCTCTGGTGCCTAGGCCGCGTTGTCGGCGTTCATCCGGGACGTGACGGCGTCACTCGAGTGGCAGATATCAAGACCAAAAGGGGAATTATTCGGAGGGCTTTTAATAACATATGTCCTTTGCCTTCAGTTTGCTCTCAGGCCTAG
- the LOC123722918 gene encoding uncharacterized protein LOC123722918, producing the protein MAQDTYLGWIVSGEVEDEGQSHHKLTISMHAKVETDQILKKFWELEAEPTNSESSILSPEEQACEDYFAATTRRDKNGRYIVKLPFRSSKTPCNTKEIALKRLYSLERKLSKNSELKSQYTSVINDYLSQGHMEEITNEIEKNKIGAVYLPHHGVIRENKSTTKLRVVFDASAKGSDGVSLNDTLMVGPPLQADLRHTVMRWRLHPICLVADIIKMYRQVKVAGDHVDYQRILWREDVHSNVKEYRLLRVTFGISSAPYLAVKALQQTACDEGESYPYAASRIMTDFYMDDLMTGCQTEEEAVKIYHEFNELLNKTGFTLQKWTSNREELLKQIELDTGRNLEIKEDETTRILGLTWNRNSDEFHYTVNLPFSTPSSSASETKRSVISEISRLYDPLGWIAPCIITAKIFIQKLWISGLDWDDELSAELLAEWQFYRCELQKLNEFRIPRWLQRKNNDQSVELHGFSDASSVAYAAVVYMRVIDSEGQINCNLVTAKTKVAPIKQVSIPRLELCGAVLVTKLLLEVARVLNVRKSDLHAWTDSTVVLAWLSDHPSRWKTFVANRTSEILTALDSTQWHYVDTKNNPADIASRGTTPTSLLNDSLWKHGPPWLLADTIAYCRPKAIMTKLEQRSVKVHAAEVTDNSIELIWSRFSSFRKLTRTLAYCRRFLNLKVAKALRTQLPPYLTASEIADTIHRCLMLCQIVWFETEIEAIRAGKNVSKNSGLISLNPYLDDRGLMRVGGRIQNSQLDDNMKHPIIVPYQSHLTKLLISDAHQRVLHGGPQLTLNFLRSKYWIVRGKQLIKAHIHNCVPCIRHAAVTRNQLMGQLPSCRVTPSKPFLHSGVDYAGPIHMRTAKGRGHKSYKGYICLFVCMATRAVHIEAVSDLTSEGFLSAFKRFVARRGHCSHLYSDNGTNFVGASKELKAMFHNECASLPREIAALLANNGTEWHFIPPHSPNFGGLWEAGIKSTKHHLRRVIGDSTLTFEELSTVLPQIEACLNSRPLSQNSANSTDPNPLTPGHFLVGQPLVIAPDYNYEHTTVSSLRRWQLTQRMIQAFWKRWSQEYLTMFFQRHKWAKRIRDPKVGDFVLVKEDNLPPAKWLYGRVIEVHPGKDNLVRVVTLQCKDSRVKRPTSKLCILPVNDE; encoded by the coding sequence ATGGCTCAAGATACTTACCTTGGTTGGATAGTATCAGGAGAAGTCGAGGATGAAGGGCAGTCGCATCATAAGTTAACTATTAGCATGCATGCAAAGGTCGAAACAGATCAAATCCTAAAAAAATTTTGGGAGTTAGAGGCAGAGCCAACAAACTCTGAATCATCAATACTTAGTCCTGAAGAACAAGCATGCGAAGATTACTTCGCTGCCACAACGCGCAGGGATAAAAATGGACGCTACATTGTAAAGCTGCCATTTCGGTCAAGCAAGACTCCCTGTAACACAAAGGAAATAGCATTAAAAAGGTTGTATAGTCTTGAACGGAAGCTATCTAAAAATAGTGAGCTTAAATCCCAATACACATCAgtaattaatgattatttatcACAAGGTCATATGGAAGAAATTACcaatgaaatagaaaagaataaaattggcGCTGTTTACTTACCGCATCATGGTGTAATCCGCGAAAATAAGTCGACCACAAAATTAAGGGTGGTATTTGACGCGTCAGCTAAAGGATCCGATGGTGTTTCTTTGAACGACACTTTAATGGTTGGACCACCCTTACAAGCTGACTTACGCCATACTGTTATGCGATGGCGACTACACCCTATATGTCTAGTAGccgatataataaaaatgtatcggCAAGTGAAGGTGGCTGGTGATCACGTAGACTATCAAAGGATTTTATGGCGAGAAGACGTTCATTCTAACGTAAAGGAATATAGGCTTTTGAGAGTTACATTTGGAATATCTAGCGCACCTTACCTGGCAGTGAAGGCATTGCAGCAAACTGCTTGCGATGAAGGCGAATCATATCCATATGCTGCTAGTAGAATCATGACAGACTTTTATATGGATGATCTCATGACGGGTTGCCAGACTGAAGAAGAAGCTGTAAAAATCTATCACGAGTTTAAtgagcttttaaataaaaccggTTTTACTTTACAGAAATGGACAAGTAACCGAGAAGAACTACTTAAACAAATAGAACTAGATACTGGAAGAAATCTAGAAATAAAGGAAGATGAAACTACAAGAATTTTAGGACTTACCTGGAACCGTAATTCTGATGAATTCCATTACACTGTAAACTTACCTTTTTCAACACCGTCGTCATCGGCATCTGAAACTAAAAGAAGTGTCATATCAGAGATATCACGTTTATATGACCCATTAGGTTGGATCGCACCATGTATAATTACCGCAAAGATCTTCATCCAAAAACTGTGGATCAGTGGTTTAGATTGGGATGACGAACTATCTGCAGAGCTTCTAGCTGAATGGCAGTTTTACCGTTGCGAGTTACAAAAACTCAATGAATTTAGGATTCCGAGATGGCtgcaaagaaaaaacaatgatCAATCGGTAGAATTACATGGTTTTTCTGATGCATCAAGTGTGGCGTACGCCGCGGTTGTTTACATGAGAGTTATCGATAGTGAAGGCCAAATAAACTGCAATCTGGTAACTGCAAAAACAAAGGTGGCTCCCATAAAACAAGTTTCAATACCAAGACTGGAGCTATGTGGAGCAGTTTTAGTTACCAAATTACTGTTAGAAGTAGCTCGAGTTTTGAATGTTCGAAAATCAGACTTACATGCATGGACGGATTCAACAGTCGTGCTAGCATGGTTGAGCGATCATCCGAGTCGGTGGAAAACCTTCGTTGCAAATCGGACATCTGAAATCCTTACTGCCCTCGACTCCACTCAATGGCATTATGTggacacaaaaaataatcccGCAGATATTGCTTCGAGGGGAACAACACCCACATCTCTATTAAATGATTCGCTTTGGAAACACGGACCACCGTGGTTGCTAGCTGACACCATAGCATATTGCAGACCTAAAGCTATAATGACCAAACTGGAACAGAGGTCTGTCAAGGTTCATGCAGCAGAGGTAACCGACAATTCGATCGAATTGATATGGTCCAGATTTTCATCTTTCCGTAAGTTAACCAGGACGTTAGCCTATTGCAGacgatttttgaatttaaaggtGGCTAAAGCATTACGGACACAGTTACCGCCTTACCTAACAGCTTCTGAAATCGCAGATACCATCCATCGCTGTCTCATGCTCTGTCAAATAGTGTGGTTTGAGACAGAAATAGAGGCAATACGAGCTGGTAAAAACGTTAGCAAGAACAGCGGTTTGATTTCTTTGAATCCTTATTTGGATGATAGGGGCCTCATGAGAGTGGGAGGAAGAATCCAAAATTCTCAGTTAGATGACAATATGAAGCACCCTATCATTGTTCCTTATCAGTCTCATTTGACGAAACTGCTCATATCGGACGCTCATCAACGCGTACTGCACGGCGGGCCACAATTGACATTAAATTTCCTTCGGTCAAAATATTGGATTGTGCGAGGTAAGCAGTTGATTAAAGCTCATATCCACAACTGTGTACCATGTATTCGTCATGCAGCTGTAACAAGAAATCAACTGATGGGGCAGTTGCCGTCATGCAGGGTGACACCGAGTAAACCTTTTCTTCATTCGGGCGTCGATTATGCGGGTCCAATTCATATGAGAACAGCTAAGGGTCGCGGCCATAAGTCCTACAAAGGATATATATGTCTTTTTGTTTGCATGGCAACTCGTGCTGTGCACATCGAAGCGGTCTCTGATTTGACATCTGAAGGCTTTCTTTCAGCCTTTAAACGTTTTGTCGCCAGACGTGGTCACTGTAGTCATCTTTACAGTGACAACGGCACCAACTTCGTTGGAGCTTCAAAGGAGCTTAAGGCAATGTTTCACAATGAATGTGCTTCTCTTCCTCGAGAAATAGCGGCTTTATTGGCCAACAATGGAACAGAATGGCATTTCATCCCGCCTCACTCTCCTAACTTCGGAGGTCTGTGGGAAGCTGGgataaaaagtacaaaacatCACCTTAGACGAGTTATTGGTGATTCTACTTTGACTTTCGAGGAATTGAGTACAGTTTTGCCACAAATTGAGGCATGTCTGAACTCAAGACCTCTGTCACAGAATAGTGCCAACTCGACAGATCCAAACCCTTTGACACCAGGACATTTCTTGGTCGGTCAGCCACTGGTGATAGCACCAGACTATAACTATGAGCATACGACAGTGAGTAGCTTGAGACGTTGGCAATTGACACAAAGAATGATTCAGGCTTTTTGGAAACGTTGGTCTCAGGAGTATTTAACTATGTTCTTTCAACGACATAAGTGGGCTAAACGTATCCGCGATCCAAAGGTTGGGGATTTTGTGTTGGTAAAAGAAGACAATTTACCCCCTGCCAAATGGTTATATGGGAGGGTAATTGAAGTACATCCTGGTAAGGATAATTTAGTTCGCGTAGTTACCCTGCAATGTAAGGATTCCCGAGTCAAACGTCCAACTTCGAAATTGTGTATCTTGCCTGTTAATGATGAATGA
- the LOC123722917 gene encoding uncharacterized protein LOC123722917 — protein sequence MPKCRACGKYTANADCVRCTKCTNVYHRGCSGLPTGPIPLGFACHSCKAKNDVSSESSSPGDEIMAPGKGEAECTRMLGELIREVQGLRSDLKETRDEIKQFKADLQACCRRITSVKEKVLEVEKKIASKTINNVDHLENTIADLRIQLNDRDQDLLLNDVEIAGLPEERNENVLHLVSIVAVKLGLTLEDRDIVHAERQGAVRRNRGDGEGAPQQPRPLVVRLARRAQRDALLRAARVRRGLTTADMNIAGTPRKFYVNERLTRNNRQLFGKTREAASRLQWKYVWTKGGRIFTRKEEGKAIERISSEEDIKVCRETPNDTLVRNYPKSNVEKIIFQ from the coding sequence ATGCCGAAGTGTCGTGCGTGTGGCAAATATACGGCGAATGCTGACTGTGTGCGTTGCACCAAGTGTACAAATGTTTACCACCGCGGCTGCAGCGGCCTGCCTACTGGTCCTATCCCTCTAGGGTTCGCTTGTCATAGCTGCAAGGCCAAGAACGACGTCTCGTCAGAAAGCTCGAGCCCCGGTGATGAAATAATGGCCCCCGGAAAAGGCGAGGCCGAATGTACCCGAATGCTCGGCGAGCTCATCCGGGAGGTCCAGGGACTTCGTAGCGACCTCAAAGAAACACGAGATGAGATAAAACAGTTTAAGGCTGATCTGCAAGCTTGCTGTAGACGCATAACTTCGGTCAAAGAAAAGGTTCtagaagtagaaaaaaaaattgcctcaAAAACTATCAATAACGTTGATCACCTCGAGAATACGATAGCGGACCTGAGGATACAGTTGAATGATCGTGATCAAGATCTGCTGCTGAATGATGTTGAAATAGCAGGGCTACCTGAGGAGAGAAACGAGAACGTCCTCCATCTCGTCAGCATTGTAGCTGTGAAGCTGGGGCTGACCCTAGAGGATCGCGACATTGTGCACGCGGAGCGGCAGGGCGCCGTGAGACGCAACCGCGGCGACGGTGAAGGCGCGCCGCAGCAACCGCGACCGCTGGTCGTGCGGCTGGCGCGCAGGGCTCAACGCGACGCCTTGCTCCGCGCCGCGCGCGTCCGTCGCGGCCTGACCACGGCCGATATGAACATTGCTGGGACGCCGAGGAAATTCTACGTCAACGAGCGACTCACGCGGAATAATCGACAGCTGTTCGGTAAGACGCGCGAAGCGGCTTCCCGCTTGCAATGGAAGTACGTGTGGACAAAAGGTGGCCGAATATTCACAAGGAAGGAAGAAGGTAAGGCTATTGAACGAATCAGTAGTGAAGAAGACATCAAAGTCTGTCGCGAAACGCCTAACGATACGCTCGTGCGTAACTACCCTAAGTCAAACGTAGAAAAGATAATATTCCAATAA
- the LOC123723158 gene encoding uncharacterized protein LOC123723158, with the protein MHCSLCKSVVSDCVKCGWCNKELCFGCASITEAGYRKLGADRRAAWRCPQCRSPASASSAPALAASPPNTNIGVASIEVVLSEIRDLKAQFKFIHSLADDVKTIKKDIADLKLSLEFNHEKITSCESRITVVERSVAELVPLRVALESAQLEISNLKTELTNKEQWSRLNNIEIKGVPLKKDENLFSLIELIQQKIGFSFNKSQINYIARVPSFSGSAKSIIVTFVNRYVKEEFAAAARANKDLYAKDIGFEGDKQRIFINDHLTPHHKALLTKTKRLCFEKGYKYVWVKYCKIHVRKNDTSPVFTILKDNDLNKII; encoded by the coding sequence ATGCATTGTTCGCTATGCAAGTCGGTGGTGAGTGACTGTGTCAAATGTGGATGGTGCAATAAAGAACTGTGCTTCGGCTGCGCGAGCATCACTGAGGCGGGCTACAGGAAGCTGGGCGCCGATCGCAGGGCCGCCTGGAGATGTCCTCAGTGCCGCAGCCCTGCCTCAGCTTCGTCGGCGCCCGCCTTGGCTGCATCTCCGCCAAATACCAACATCGGGGTTGCGTCCATCGAAGTGGTCCTCAGCGAGATCCGCGACTTGAAGGcgcaatttaaattcattcattcccTCGCGGACGACGTGAAGAccataaaaaaagatattgccGACTTAAAATTGTCATTGGAATTCAATcatgaaaaaataacatcatgtGAATCCAGGATTACAGTAGTCGAGCGGAGTGTTGCGGAACTTGTGCCATTACGAGTCGCCCTTGAATCAGCCCAGTTAGAAATTTCTAACCTAAAAACCGAACTAACCAACAAGGAGCAGTGGTCGCGACTCAACAATATCGAAATCAAAGGAGTGCCCTTAAAGAAAGACGAGAACCTCTTTTCTTTGATTGAATTAATACAGCAGAAGATCGGTTTTTCGTTTAATAAATCTCAAATAAACTACATTGCCCGTGTTCCGTCTTTCTCTGGGAGTGCTAAATCTATTATTGTCACCTTTGTGAATCGCTATGTTAAAGAGGAGTTCGCCGCCGCGGCGCGGGCCAACAAGGATTTGTATGCGAAAGATATCGGTTTCGAGGGTGATAAACAACGGATCTTCATAAATGACCATCTCACGCCGCATCACAAAGCCCTACTTACTAAAACGAAGCGACTTTGCTTCGAGAAGGGCTACAAATACGTTTGGGTAAAATACTGTAAGATTCACGTCAGAAAGAACGATACTAGCCCTGTGTTTACTATACTGAAAGAcaacgatttaaacaaaataatttga